The following are encoded in a window of Methylicorpusculum oleiharenae genomic DNA:
- a CDS encoding SIS domain-containing protein has protein sequence MSLQDRIEQHFTQNTLTQQEALLNLSEIIEFASLRLVATLLNDNKILTCGNGGSALNATQFVVKMLNRFDRERPSLPAFALTTDTSTITSIANDLLFDDVYAKQIRALGQSGDILLLYTASGNSANMVKAVSAAHDKDISVIALTGQEGGMLAPIFNETDIVVRVPSNIRHRIQETHLLITHCLLDLVDQQLFGDNSPSR, from the coding sequence ATGAGTTTACAAGATCGTATCGAACAACATTTCACTCAAAATACCCTGACTCAACAGGAAGCACTGCTCAACTTAAGCGAAATCATTGAGTTTGCCTCTTTGAGATTGGTCGCAACGCTGCTGAATGACAATAAAATTCTAACATGCGGAAACGGCGGCTCTGCCCTCAATGCCACGCAGTTCGTGGTTAAAATGCTCAACCGTTTTGACCGTGAACGTCCGTCCTTACCCGCTTTTGCACTCACAACCGATACCTCAACTATCACGTCGATTGCAAATGACCTTCTATTTGATGATGTTTATGCCAAACAAATCAGAGCGCTGGGACAAAGCGGCGACATTCTTTTGTTGTATACCGCCAGCGGCAATTCGGCCAACATGGTCAAAGCAGTCAGCGCGGCTCATGACAAAGATATTTCAGTCATTGCCTTAACCGGCCAAGAAGGCGGCATGCTGGCACCCATATTCAATGAAACAGATATAGTAGTACGCGTGCCTTCAAACATAAGACACCGGATTCAAGAAACGCATTTATTGATTACGCATTGCTTGCTGGACCTGGTCGATCAACAACTGTTTGGCGACAACAGCCCATCACGGTAA
- a CDS encoding tetratricopeptide repeat protein: protein MIKIIKLIVCVFVLSGTAMTHAEEAAQKTPIKESAEQGNALAQAQLGALFLLGRDGYEVNLQEAAAWMLKAAEQGLLEAEVVVAAMYDRGLGMSQDVKKATQWYEKAAAKGHGASLAILGKNEAAKGSVAFNYQAVRLKAATQIPNEYAKKILLKTK, encoded by the coding sequence ATGATAAAAATAATAAAATTGATAGTGTGTGTTTTTGTCTTGTCCGGCACGGCTATGACTCATGCCGAAGAGGCCGCACAAAAGACACCCATAAAGGAATCGGCCGAACAGGGCAATGCGCTTGCCCAGGCCCAATTAGGGGCGTTGTTTTTACTGGGTAGAGACGGCTATGAAGTCAATCTTCAGGAAGCGGCGGCCTGGATGCTTAAAGCGGCCGAGCAAGGTTTACTGGAAGCTGAGGTGGTTGTGGCGGCGATGTATGACAGGGGTTTGGGCATGTCGCAGGATGTCAAAAAAGCCACACAATGGTATGAAAAAGCGGCGGCTAAAGGTCACGGTGCATCATTGGCTATTCTGGGCAAAAATGAAGCCGCCAAGGGCAGCGTGGCTTTCAATTATCAAGCGGTGCGCTTAAAAGCAGCTACTCAAATTCCAAACGAGTATGCAAAAAAGATATTATTGAAAACGAAATAA